One genomic region from Candidatus Cloacimonas sp. encodes:
- a CDS encoding FlgD immunoglobulin-like domain containing protein — protein sequence MDDAKLVGVAGDKQTTNSCTINFTNNPPSGLAIADVGNSYVKITWNNPAGLLPIDSKLDYFNILRNGTNIGSIYLDKGKGTYNYTDTGIDLINGTHYRYEVQAFYDNAEHEDNPTSTVLKATPLAITAFYFSNPPATGTIDHTHKTIKVAVPNGTDRTALIANFTATGAIVKVGTTTQTSGTTANDFTDPVTYILTTSNDASTCSYVVTVNENLATPVTEDGTKTTSSIQAKWGVVSGAVSYLLDVSTNSSFSSFLPGYQDKSLTSTSCIVNGLNYNTAYYYRVKAVANDQYFNSEYSTTQEVTTESVSSGEGSTEINSSEETTINVGNYPVGEDNVTPTVKVHPANFSPSDNDIITVSMSYGTTPEGLQYNLAFDNPTIGIGTFILSYSGLSDYTPTDVGYRLNGGELQSVGPGGINPSDQTVTFVMSSLSKGSKEAYTLQIVLNDESGQTLPVVLSSFTATLMVQGKVRLDWVTQSETNLSGFRVLRNTVAEVSTATSVSNLIAAANTSSTVVYSFIDSEVPGNGIYYYWLQMEDLDGGISYSAALAVQVTNGANPDTEIPKITALQKPFPNPFNPDVTIPFDLAVEGKVTITIYNLKGQLIRDLLNENYKAASHRIVWNGKDNEGHYVSTGTYVIQMNAPGYNLARKISLLK from the coding sequence GTGGATGATGCGAAATTGGTTGGGGTTGCAGGAGATAAACAGACCACTAACAGTTGCACTATTAATTTTACCAATAATCCTCCCAGCGGCTTAGCGATAGCTGATGTTGGCAATAGCTATGTTAAAATAACTTGGAATAATCCAGCTGGACTTCTTCCTATAGATAGTAAATTGGATTATTTTAATATCCTTCGCAATGGAACCAATATTGGAAGTATCTATCTTGATAAAGGTAAGGGCACTTATAATTATACAGATACCGGTATCGATTTGATCAATGGAACTCACTATCGATATGAAGTTCAGGCATTTTATGATAATGCCGAGCATGAAGATAATCCAACAAGCACAGTTCTAAAAGCAACGCCACTTGCAATAACTGCATTTTATTTCAGTAATCCCCCTGCAACCGGAACAATTGATCATACACATAAGACCATCAAAGTAGCTGTCCCTAATGGAACAGATAGAACTGCTTTAATAGCTAATTTTACAGCAACCGGAGCAATTGTAAAGGTTGGAACGACTACTCAGACAAGTGGCACAACTGCGAATGATTTCACTGACCCTGTAACCTATATTTTAACTACCAGTAATGACGCTTCTACTTGTTCGTATGTAGTAACGGTAAATGAGAACCTAGCTACACCCGTAACTGAAGATGGAACTAAAACAACTTCCAGTATTCAGGCAAAGTGGGGTGTGGTTTCAGGAGCAGTAAGTTATTTACTGGATGTTTCCACTAACAGCAGTTTTTCCAGTTTCCTTCCCGGTTATCAAGATAAGAGTTTAACTTCTACCTCTTGCATTGTTAATGGCTTAAACTATAATACAGCATATTATTATCGGGTAAAGGCAGTTGCCAATGACCAGTATTTTAACAGCGAATATTCTACAACTCAAGAAGTAACGACTGAAAGTGTTTCCTCTGGCGAGGGCAGCACAGAAATCAATAGCAGCGAGGAAACAACAATAAATGTGGGAAATTATCCTGTCGGAGAAGATAATGTTACTCCTACAGTGAAAGTGCATCCTGCCAATTTTAGTCCTTCTGACAATGATATCATTACTGTATCTATGAGTTATGGAACTACTCCTGAGGGTTTGCAGTATAACCTTGCCTTTGATAACCCTACTATTGGCATTGGAACTTTTATTCTTTCCTACAGCGGATTGAGCGACTATACTCCCACGGATGTTGGTTATCGTTTGAATGGAGGTGAATTACAAAGTGTAGGACCAGGCGGTATAAACCCTTCAGACCAGACAGTTACTTTTGTGATGAGCAGTTTAAGCAAAGGCAGCAAAGAAGCTTATACGCTGCAAATTGTTCTTAATGATGAAAGTGGTCAGACCTTGCCTGTTGTTCTTTCATCTTTTACCGCTACTTTAATGGTTCAAGGCAAAGTTCGTTTGGATTGGGTAACTCAATCCGAAACCAATCTTTCAGGATTTCGGGTTTTGCGTAATACGGTTGCTGAAGTTTCTACAGCTACCTCTGTAAGCAATCTAATTGCAGCAGCGAATACTTCCTCAACGGTTGTTTATTCATTTATAGACAGCGAAGTTCCGGGTAATGGCATTTACTATTACTGGTTGCAAATGGAAGATTTGGATGGGGGTATATCCTATTCTGCTGCTTTAGCCGTTCAAGTGACTAATGGTGCAAACCCCGATACAGAGATACCTAAAATAACTGCTTTGCAGAAACCTTTCCCCAATCCCTTCAATCCAGATGTTACTATTCCTTTTGATCTTGCCGTAGAGGGCAAAGTAACTATCACTATTTATAATTTGAAAGGTCAATTGATCAGAGACCTTTTGAACGAGAATTATAAAGCAGCATCTCATCGTATCGTTTGGAATGGCAAAGATAATGAAGGGCATTATGTTTCTACCGGAACTTATGTAATTCAGATGAATGCTCCTGGTTATAATTTAGCGCGTAAAATCTCCCTGCTTAAATAA
- a CDS encoding helix-hairpin-helix domain-containing protein, whose amino-acid sequence MKKFLLMLFVLAGLSVLAAKVDLNTASLAELMQLPITEKQAKDIYEYREFVKIFDDIYELKQIPSIDQETLDRLKQMAVVSIFVETDEAAVRREEIRDLMERVDSNEGASEGMADVWEDYLMTPQNVNKMLFDDLMSFPNVSGIDAVAVLKRIAQGDTIADTRDLRNSTGLSYYGYTNLRSYVYYKEPPVKNRLMCDASLLYYTRYFEEGQYDMLHESFLRNDYNAANVIVPHLKTNSYWGYFGLDELDPDIMLKLRMRYGNNYKLGFMNYKAKGEEDLLNSQAEDILADSKWYAGYENNNMPGLYNSRLKVYAGNYRATFGEGLVMENTDYYSARKTGFGFSKRILGITPDLSRTQENSLRGGAVEYTTPLFGVTAFASVDDKDALTYVDKYGNAVMRDEYGNDIYTDRDTLSVNYGHQYYVDVNGQAVYNYENGNAVQGDKTKVFSLVNPTLRYDDDTMLEAEQYFNSEISAGMPYAMNYINLAARKDIVQEKLWGTHLQVNPFLGTKLGFTTYTAIYDDAYFVVPTYNNLLQTLLRDSYYYSKLVKNMNAEISNLYSTQTDKYTRDYRRVIGFDAQTVIGNTSIQGEYAELSVDGEDLKLGDDPKAYLVSAHTLYENLYFITLFRNYDVAFDNPYSNSFSEHQRFEDTILEKNIYALTNPTIADLYQNSNQSQPERGVYFETRYKFNRYFTIGRSYIDLWERLTDGRRSARFQSELEFRPLYQLALRLRYKNQVNRYDDDAERGVSKTNEYTLAVRSFLSNRDFFELEYRYNTVWNPPYTSLTYPAVEGENSMAASQTLMIGDYIAVNYTHYFNKSLKMQGSFLYWFGHGISHWDWEDMEIDFMGEKGSKAWVAFTSRISQNMYLNLKFKNKTYQDKEINIRNYNISDDSTLLDDPVNFQRVEHSENTIRLSIDYRY is encoded by the coding sequence ATGAAGAAGTTTTTATTAATGCTCTTTGTTCTGGCGGGGTTATCTGTTTTAGCAGCCAAGGTGGATTTAAATACAGCATCTTTAGCTGAATTAATGCAGTTGCCCATCACAGAGAAACAGGCAAAAGATATCTATGAATATCGGGAATTTGTGAAGATATTTGATGATATCTATGAACTTAAGCAGATTCCTTCCATTGATCAGGAAACTCTGGATCGTTTAAAACAAATGGCGGTGGTTTCTATCTTTGTAGAAACGGATGAAGCAGCAGTCCGCAGAGAAGAAATCAGGGATTTAATGGAGCGTGTTGACAGCAATGAAGGTGCTTCAGAAGGAATGGCAGATGTTTGGGAAGATTATTTAATGACCCCTCAGAATGTGAACAAAATGCTCTTTGACGATTTGATGAGTTTTCCCAATGTTTCTGGAATTGATGCTGTAGCTGTTTTAAAAAGAATTGCCCAGGGCGATACTATTGCCGATACAAGGGATTTACGCAATTCTACAGGCCTTTCCTATTATGGTTATACAAACTTGCGCAGTTATGTATATTATAAAGAACCACCGGTGAAGAACAGATTAATGTGTGATGCTTCGCTTTTATATTATACGCGCTATTTTGAAGAAGGGCAGTATGATATGCTGCATGAGAGTTTTCTGCGTAACGATTATAATGCTGCCAATGTTATCGTTCCCCATCTGAAAACCAATTCCTATTGGGGTTATTTTGGTTTGGATGAACTTGACCCGGATATTATGCTTAAGTTGAGAATGCGTTACGGAAATAATTACAAGCTGGGTTTTATGAATTACAAAGCCAAAGGGGAAGAGGATTTACTGAATTCGCAGGCGGAGGATATTTTAGCCGATTCCAAATGGTATGCCGGTTATGAAAATAACAATATGCCGGGCTTGTATAATTCCCGTTTGAAGGTTTACGCAGGAAATTATCGTGCAACTTTTGGTGAGGGCTTGGTGATGGAAAATACTGATTATTACAGTGCTCGTAAAACCGGTTTTGGTTTCAGTAAAAGAATATTGGGAATAACCCCTGACCTTTCCAGAACGCAGGAAAATTCTTTAAGAGGTGGAGCAGTAGAATATACAACCCCTCTTTTTGGAGTTACCGCTTTTGCTTCCGTGGATGATAAAGATGCCCTTACTTATGTAGATAAATATGGAAATGCCGTTATGCGGGATGAATATGGAAATGATATTTATACCGATAGAGATACGCTTTCTGTAAATTACGGGCATCAATATTATGTGGATGTAAACGGACAGGCAGTTTATAATTATGAAAATGGCAATGCTGTTCAGGGAGATAAGACCAAGGTCTTTTCCTTAGTCAATCCCACTTTGCGTTACGATGATGATACAATGCTGGAAGCGGAACAATATTTTAACAGTGAGATTTCTGCCGGAATGCCTTATGCGATGAATTATATTAATCTTGCTGCGCGTAAGGATATAGTGCAGGAGAAATTATGGGGAACTCATTTGCAGGTGAATCCTTTTTTGGGAACCAAGCTTGGGTTTACTACTTATACAGCTATTTATGATGATGCCTATTTTGTTGTTCCTACCTATAATAACTTATTGCAGACCCTTTTAAGAGATTCCTATTATTATTCCAAACTGGTTAAAAATATGAATGCTGAAATTAGTAATCTCTATAGCACTCAGACCGATAAATACACGCGTGATTATAGAAGAGTTATTGGTTTTGATGCTCAAACTGTGATTGGCAATACTTCTATTCAGGGAGAATATGCGGAACTTTCTGTTGACGGGGAAGATTTAAAGCTGGGAGATGACCCTAAGGCGTATCTTGTTTCGGCTCATACTCTATACGAAAACCTTTATTTTATTACTCTGTTCCGCAATTACGATGTGGCTTTTGATAATCCTTACAGCAACAGTTTTTCAGAGCATCAGCGTTTTGAAGATACTATTCTGGAAAAGAATATTTATGCTTTAACCAATCCTACAATTGCAGACCTATATCAGAATTCCAATCAGTCCCAACCCGAACGCGGGGTCTATTTTGAAACCCGTTACAAATTTAATAGATATTTTACAATCGGCAGAAGCTACATAGACCTTTGGGAACGTTTAACGGACGGACGCAGAAGTGCCAGATTTCAAAGTGAACTGGAATTTCGTCCTCTCTATCAGCTGGCTTTGCGTTTGCGATATAAAAATCAGGTTAATCGTTATGACGATGATGCTGAACGCGGTGTTTCCAAGACCAATGAATATACTTTAGCGGTAAGGTCTTTTCTTTCCAACCGTGATTTCTTTGAACTGGAATACCGTTATAATACTGTATGGAACCCACCTTATACATCTTTAACTTATCCTGCTGTGGAAGGTGAAAATTCTATGGCTGCATCGCAAACCCTGATGATTGGTGACTATATTGCCGTAAACTATACTCACTATTTCAATAAATCACTTAAAATGCAGGGTTCTTTTCTGTATTGGTTTGGGCATGGTATTTCGCATTGGGATTGGGAAGATATGGAAATTGATTTTATGGGCGAGAAGGGTTCTAAGGCATGGGTTGCTTTCACCAGCCGCATTTCTCAAAATATGTATCTGAATTTGAAATTCAAGAATAAAACCTATCAGGATAAGGAAATTAATATCCGTAATTATAATATTTCGGATGATTCCACTTTGCTGGATGATCCGGTAAATTTTCAAAGAGTTGAACACAGCGAAAATACAATTCGCTTAAGCATTGACTACCGTTACTAA